In Armatimonadota bacterium, the genomic stretch GTCGCCGAGCGCCTGCGCAAGCGCGCCGCGGAGATCGGCGAGCCCGACCTCCTCGACCAGATCGGCGACGAGACGGTGGCGACCACCACCGAGGAATTGCTCGCCTTCCTCCAGGAAAAGGGTCACCCGGCGCTGAAGATGGACCCGATGTTCTGACCCGTGGAGTTGTCATCCCGAGCGAAGCGAGGGATCCCCTATCGGGGTTGCTGAATGGGTGGGGAACGGCAACCCGATGCGTCCTTGGTAGGAGATTCCTCACTTTGTTCGGAATGACATGCGGCCGCGAAGATCCGCGCCGATCCGCGGCAAAATACGCTGTCGGGAGCGCGCTCTATGGCATTGACCGGACTCGACATATACAAGCTGCTGCCCAAGACCAACTGCGGTGACTGCGGCATCCCCACCTGCCTCGCCTTCGCCATGAAGCTGGCGCAGAAGCAGACCTCGCTCGACAAGTGCCCCCACGTCACCGAGGAGGCGAAGGCGGCACTGGAGGGGGCCTCCGCGCCCCCGATCAAGCTCATCACCATCGGCACCGGCGACAACCGGATCGAGATCGGCAACGAGACCGTGCTCTTCCGCCACGAGGAGACTTTCCATCATCCCACCGCCCTCGCCGTCACCGCCGACGCGGCGCTGCCCGAGGATCAGCTCGTCGCGCGCGTCCGGCAGGTCAGCGGCCTCGTCTTCGAGCGCGTGGGACAGCGCATCGGCGTCAACGCCGTCGCCCTCGGGGGTGACGCCGACCCCGCGCAGTTCGCCATCGCCGCCAAGGCCGTCGCCGCCAACACCGAACTGGCGCTCATCCTCATCTCCGACGACCCGGCGGCAATGGAGGCGGCGGTCAAGGAAGTCGCGGCGCGCAACCCGCTGATCTGCGCGGCCACGGAGGCTAACGCGGACTCGATGGCGCGCATCGCCAAGGAGAACTCATGCCCCCTGGTCATCCGCGCCGACGGGTTAGAGGCGCTGGCCGCGCTGAGCCAAAAGGTGCAGGGGCTGGGCGTGGCCGACCTGGTGCTCGACAGCGGCGCGCGCGACCCGGCGCGGGGGCTGGCCGAGCAGACGCTGATCCGGCGCGCGGCGCTGCGCAAGCGGTTCCGGCCGCTGGGGTTTCCGACCATCGCCTTCACCGCCGCCGACGCGCCCGCGGACGAAGTGATGCAGGCCACCCAGTATATTGCCAAGTATGCCGGCATCGTCGTCACCGCGGCGGCAGAGCCGTGGCAGCTAATCGCCATTCTCACCGCCCGCCAGAACATCTTCACCGACCCCCAGAAGCCGATCCAGCTCGACGCGGGGTTGTACCAGGTCGGCGAGCCCAATGCCAATTCGCCGGTGCTCACCACCACCAACTTCTCGCTGACGTACTTCACGGTGGAGGGCGATGTCGAGGCGAGCCGGGTGCCGTCGTGGATCGTCGTGGTGGACACTGAGGGCACATCGGTGCTGACCGCGTGGGCGGCGGACAAGTTCACCGCCGACACCATCGCCGCCGCGATTAAGAAGAGCGGGGTCGAGGACAAGGTCGGCCACCGCAAGCTGGTGATCCCCGGCGGGGTGGCGGTGCTGAGCGGCAAGCTGCAGGAGGCCTGCGGCTGGCAGGTGCTGGTCGGCCCGCGCGAGTCGAGCGGGATACCGACCTATCTCAAGACGACCTGGCAGGGGTAGCGCCGTAGTCCGTGGTCCGCTGTTCGTAGTCCGTCGTAGCGAGGGGCGAGGGACATCAACTGCAAGCGGGAAAGGGTGTGTCCTCGACGGCGCGAAAAGAGGTGGCACAGCCGGCGGCTGTGCCACATGACCGACAGAGGGAGGGACACAGCCGGGGTGGCTGTGCCACATGGCTGACGCCCGTAGGGAGACAGCGGCTAGGCCGTTGGCCGCCGTGGCGGTCGCTTTCGACCTAGCCACCGGGCGCCCCGATGAATGGCTAGGGCCGCCTGATCGGCCCGCCATGGCGGCCGGAAGGGCCTAGCCATCGGGATTTGGAAACGGCTGTGCCGCATTATGACATGACCGACCACATCGTCGTTTTCTATCCCGAGGGCACAGCGGTCGAAGTGACGACGGGCGAGACGGTGCTCGCCGCCGCGCGCCAAGCCGGGGTGTCCATTGACTCGTCCTGCGGCGGAGTCGGCGCCTGCGGCAAGTGCCGGGTCATCCTGCGCTTGGGCCACGCCGGGGTCGCCCCCGGGCCGTTGCTGTCGCCGGAGGATATCGCGCAGGGGTATGCCCTGGCCTGCCAGACCCGCGTCGAGGACGACCTGGTGGCGGAGGTGCCGACCGCCTCTCAGCTCGGCGAGCTGCAGATCTTGACCGGCGAGCTGGAGATTCCCGGACTGACGGCGCAGGCGCCCCTGGTGCAGCGACTGGAGCTGAAGGTGCCGGCGCCGACCACCGACGACAACTGCTCCGACCTCGAGCGCCTGGAGCGGGCCGTGTGCGCCGCTGCAGCCGACTACGACCGCTTTGCCCCCGACCTCGCGGCGCTGGCCTCACTGCCCGGAGCGCTGCGTGCGGGGGAGTGGCAGGTCTGCGTGTCGGTGGCAGACGACGATGGCGCCGGACGCATCATTGACATCGCTCCCTCGTGCGGGCCGCGGCACTCCTATGGGCTGGCGGTGGATGTCGGCACCACCACCGTCGCCGTCCACCTGGTGGACATCGAGCTGACGACGGCGGTGGCGGTGGGCGCCGCCCTTAACGCCCAGATCGCCCACGGCGAGGACGTCATCGCGCGCATCATCTACGCCGACGAGCATGACGGCGGCCGGCGGGAGCTGCAGCGCGAAATCGTGGGCACCGTCAACTCGCTGGTCGGCGAACTGTGCGCGGCGCAGGGCATCGAGCCGCACCAGGTGCTGAGCGCCGCTTGCGCCGGCAACACCGTCATGTCGCATCTGCTGCTGGGGCTCGATCCCGCCGCCATCCGCCGCGCCCCCTATGTGCCGGCGGCGCGCCGGTTCCCACTGGTGCGCGCGGGCGAGATCGGCCTTGCCATCAACCCCATCGCGCCGGTGCATGTGGCGCCGTGCGTCAGCAGCTACGTCGGCGGCGACGTCGTGGCAGGGGTGCTGGCAACCGGCATGGCCGAGGTGGAGCAACGGTGGATGCTGCTGGATATGGGCACCAACGGCGAGCTCGCGCTCGGCAACAAGGATTGGCTGCTGTGCTGCTCGTGCTCGGCGGGGCCGGCGTTCGAGGGCTCGGGCATCGAGTACGGCATGCATGCCAGCCTCGGCGCCATCGAGCGCGCGCGCTATGACACGGCGGCGGATGCGCTGGAGTATGTCACCATCGGCGGCGCCAAGCCGCGCGGGGTGTGCGGCTCGGGCTTGATTGACGTGCTGGCGACGCTGCTGCGGGCGGGGGTGATAGACCGCGCCGGCAAGATCAACCTCGGCTACCCCAGTCCGCGCGTGCGCGTGGCCGACGACCAGCCGCAGTTCGTGCTGGTGTGGGGCGCTGATATCGGACGCGAGGACGACATCGTCATCAAGGAGGCCGACATCGAGAACCTGGTGCGCTCCAAGGCGGCGGTGTTCGCGGGCGCGCAACTGCTGCTGGAGAGCGTGGGGTTGACCCCGGCCGACCTCGAGCGCGTGATGGTGGCGGGCGCCTTTGGCAATTACCTCGACTCCGACAACGCCGTCACCATCGGCCTGCTGCCCGACATTCCGCTCGAGCGCATTCGTTTTGTCGGCAACACCTCGGTCGCGGGCGCGCGCATGATGTTGGTGTCGAGAAGGGCCAGGCGCGCCGCGGCCGAAATAGCCTCCCGCATGGCCAACTTCGAGTTGAGCGCGGTGGCGGCATTCATGGACCGCTACGTCGCCGGGCTGTTCCTGCCGCACACCGATATGACCCTGTTCCCGTCGGTGGCGGGATTACTAGAGCAGGCCGAGAGGGCAAGGGGGTAACGCTCAAGGGGGTAAGGGCGTCATTCCGAGCGCAGTGGCTAGGGCCGACGAATCGGCCCGCCACGGCGGCCCAACGGGCCTAGCCGCGAGGAATCCCCTATCGCCGGGGCAACCCTGGCAGGGGATTGCTCACTTCGCTTCGCTCCATTCGGAATGACAGAAGCGACAAGGTGGGCTGGTTGCGCGGAGCTTCGCAACGACGAGAGTCATGAGTTTGACACCGATCTACATCGCCTCCATCGGCAGCTACGCCGGCAAGTCCATCATGGCGCTGGTCTTGGGGCTGCGGCTGCGCGAGCGCGGGCTGCGCGTCGCCTACTTCAAGCCGGTGGGCGCCCTGCCGGTGCGGGAGCAGGGCACGGTGACGGACGAGGATGCCCTGTTCATTTGCCAGGCGCTGGGATGTGAAGCGCCGCTGGCGTCCCTGTGCCCGGTGCTGCTGACGGCGGAGGTGGAGGAGCAGGCGCTGCAGGGACAGGTGGCGGGCCTCGATCAGCTCGATGAGCGCGTGACCGCCGCCTACCGGGAAGTCTCGCGCGGCGCCGATGTTGCGGTCGTCGGCGGCATCGGCAACCTGTCGCGGGGGGCGCTCATCAACCTCTCGGGGCCGCGGGTGGCGGAGCTGCTGGAGGCGCGGGTGGTGCTGCTGGCGCGCTACGAATCGGAGCACACGGTGGAGGAGGTGCTGCTGACGGGGGAGCGGCTGGGCGAGCGGTTGGCGGCGGTGGCGTTCAACTACGTCGCGCCGGAGATGCTCGACCACGTGCGCGGGCCGGTGCGGGACTACCTGGAGGGGCGGCGCATCGCGGTCATCGGCGCGGTGCCGCGCGACGAGGTGCTAGGTTCGGTGACGGTGCGCGAGCTCGCCGAGCAGCTCAACGCCAAGCTGCTGTGCTGCGAGGGCCAGCTCGACGAGCTGATCAAGCAGTTCGTGATCGGGGCCATGAACGTGGCGAGCGCGGTCAAGTACTTCCGCGAGCGGGAGGGCAAGGCGGTGATCACCGGCGGCGACCGCCCCGACATCCAGCTCGCGGCCCTGCAGACGCCGACCAAGGCGATCATCCTCACCGGCAATCTGCACCCCAGCGCGGTGCTGGTTAAGCGCGCGCAGCAGGTAGGGGTGCCGATGCTGCTGGTGTCCAGCGACACGCTGAGCACGGTCGAGCGCATCGAGTCCATCCTCGGCAAGCTCCGGGTGCGCGAGCGCGCCAAGGTCGAGCGCGCGCGGGAGCTGTTGGAGCAGAACCTGGATTTCGAGCGGCTGTTGGCCATCATGGGCATACCATCACGGCAGGAGAAGGAGCGATCATGAGCTTTCAGGTCCCAGTGGAAAAGTGGAGCACCACGGTGGGCGCGGTGACCCTGGGCGCGACCAGCGACCACGGCGGCTCGCGCACCTCGACGGTGACCCTGGGCGGCGCCACCACCCTGCCCTTCCTCCACTTCGAGGGGCAGATCCCCCAGCGCCCGGTGGTGGCGATGGAGGTGCTCGACGCCGAGCCCGCGGGCTGGGCCGAAGCCATGGCCAAGCCCTTCGCGGGCGTGCTCGGCGATCCCGCGGCGTGGGCGCGTAAGTGCGTGGACGATTTCGGCGCCGAGGCCATCTGCCTGCGCCTGGTCAGCGCCCACCCGGACCAGCAGAACACCTCGCCCGACCACGCGGCGCAGGTAGTGAAGGAAGTGCTGGGCGCGGTCGGCGTGCCGCTCATCATCTGGGGCTGCGGCGATGACACCAAGGACAACGAGATCATGCCCCGCGCCAGCGAGGCCGCGGCCGGCGAGAACTGCGCCTTCGGCACCGCGCGCGAGGACAACTACAAGACCATCACCGCCGCCTGTCTGGCGGATGGGCACAAGCTGATCACCGAGGCGCCGATTGACATCAACATCATCAAGCAGGTCAACATCCTGGTGTCGGACATGGGCCTGGGCACCGACCGCATCATCATGTACCAGGCGACCGGCGGCTTGGGATATGGCATGGAGTATGCCTATTCGATCATCGAGCGCTCGCGCCTGGCCGCGCTCTCGGGCGACAAGATGCTATCCATGCCCATGCTGGCGGTAGTCGGTTCCGAGGCCTGGCGCGCCAAGGAGGCGAAGGCCACGGACGACGAGGGCGCGCAGTGGGGGCCGCAGGAGCGCCGCGGGCCGGTGTGGGAAGCGGTCACCGCCAACTGCTTCCTCCACGGCGGAGTGGACATGGTCATCATGTGGCACCCCGAGGCGGTCAAGGTGGTCAAGCATACGTTGGACGGCCTGATGCAGCGGTAGCTCGCCATACGTCATTCCGAGCGCAGCGAGGAATCCCCTACCTCCTATGCGACCTGGTAGGGGATTCCTCGGTCGCCCTGATCCCTCGGAATGACATCCACTGAAGGAGGATTCGCATACCATGTACGTCATCGGCGAACGCATTAACGGAATGTTCAAGGACGTCCGCGAGGCGATCCAGGCCAAGCACAAGGGGCCGATCCAGGAGCTGGCGCGCAAGCAGCTCGCGGGCGGCGCCCACTGCCTGGATGTCAACGTCGGTCCCGCCTCCGACGATCCCGTGGCGACCATGCAGTGGTTGGTGGAAAGCATCCGCGAGGTCACCGATGCCCCGCTGGCGATAGATACCACCAAGAACGAGGTCATGGCGGCTGGGATCAAGGCGGCCGGCCCGGGAACCGTCATCAACTCCACCACTGGCCAGCAGGCCAAGCTCGACGCGCTGCTGCCGCTGGCCGCCGAGCACGACGCCTCGTTGGTGGCGCTCACCATTGACGAGAAGGGCATCCCCCGCGACGCCGCCGGGCGCGTCGAGATCGCCCTGCGCGTGGTCGCGGCGGCCATGGAGCACGGGATCTCGCCCGATCGCATCTATGTGGACGGCGTCATCATCCCCGTCAGCGCCGACCAGGTGACGCCCACCCACGTGCTCAACACCATCAGCCAGTGCAAGATGCTGTCCGACCCGCCGCCCAAGACCATCCTCGGCTTGAGCAACGTCAGCCAGGGCGCGACCTATCGCGAGCTCATCAACCGCACCTACCTGGTGATGGCGCTCGCCCACGGCCTCGACGCGGCCATCCTGGATCCGATGGATCGCGAGATGATGGACGC encodes the following:
- the acsC gene encoding acetyl-CoA decarbonylase/synthase complex subunit gamma; translated protein: MALTGLDIYKLLPKTNCGDCGIPTCLAFAMKLAQKQTSLDKCPHVTEEAKAALEGASAPPIKLITIGTGDNRIEIGNETVLFRHEETFHHPTALAVTADAALPEDQLVARVRQVSGLVFERVGQRIGVNAVALGGDADPAQFAIAAKAVAANTELALILISDDPAAMEAAVKEVAARNPLICAATEANADSMARIAKENSCPLVIRADGLEALAALSQKVQGLGVADLVLDSGARDPARGLAEQTLIRRAALRKRFRPLGFPTIAFTAADAPADEVMQATQYIAKYAGIVVTAAAEPWQLIAILTARQNIFTDPQKPIQLDAGLYQVGEPNANSPVLTTTNFSLTYFTVEGDVEASRVPSWIVVVDTEGTSVLTAWAADKFTADTIAAAIKKSGVEDKVGHRKLVIPGGVAVLSGKLQEACGWQVLVGPRESSGIPTYLKTTWQG
- a CDS encoding ASKHA domain-containing protein, which encodes MPHYDMTDHIVVFYPEGTAVEVTTGETVLAAARQAGVSIDSSCGGVGACGKCRVILRLGHAGVAPGPLLSPEDIAQGYALACQTRVEDDLVAEVPTASQLGELQILTGELEIPGLTAQAPLVQRLELKVPAPTTDDNCSDLERLERAVCAAAADYDRFAPDLAALASLPGALRAGEWQVCVSVADDDGAGRIIDIAPSCGPRHSYGLAVDVGTTTVAVHLVDIELTTAVAVGAALNAQIAHGEDVIARIIYADEHDGGRRELQREIVGTVNSLVGELCAAQGIEPHQVLSAACAGNTVMSHLLLGLDPAAIRRAPYVPAARRFPLVRAGEIGLAINPIAPVHVAPCVSSYVGGDVVAGVLATGMAEVEQRWMLLDMGTNGELALGNKDWLLCCSCSAGPAFEGSGIEYGMHASLGAIERARYDTAADALEYVTIGGAKPRGVCGSGLIDVLATLLRAGVIDRAGKINLGYPSPRVRVADDQPQFVLVWGADIGREDDIVIKEADIENLVRSKAAVFAGAQLLLESVGLTPADLERVMVAGAFGNYLDSDNAVTIGLLPDIPLERIRFVGNTSVAGARMMLVSRRARRAAAEIASRMANFELSAVAAFMDRYVAGLFLPHTDMTLFPSVAGLLEQAERARG
- a CDS encoding phosphotransacetylase family protein, which produces MSLTPIYIASIGSYAGKSIMALVLGLRLRERGLRVAYFKPVGALPVREQGTVTDEDALFICQALGCEAPLASLCPVLLTAEVEEQALQGQVAGLDQLDERVTAAYREVSRGADVAVVGGIGNLSRGALINLSGPRVAELLEARVVLLARYESEHTVEEVLLTGERLGERLAAVAFNYVAPEMLDHVRGPVRDYLEGRRIAVIGAVPRDEVLGSVTVRELAEQLNAKLLCCEGQLDELIKQFVIGAMNVASAVKYFREREGKAVITGGDRPDIQLAALQTPTKAIILTGNLHPSAVLVKRAQQVGVPMLLVSSDTLSTVERIESILGKLRVRERAKVERARELLEQNLDFERLLAIMGIPSRQEKERS
- the cdhD gene encoding CO dehydrogenase/acetyl-CoA synthase subunit delta, with translation MSFQVPVEKWSTTVGAVTLGATSDHGGSRTSTVTLGGATTLPFLHFEGQIPQRPVVAMEVLDAEPAGWAEAMAKPFAGVLGDPAAWARKCVDDFGAEAICLRLVSAHPDQQNTSPDHAAQVVKEVLGAVGVPLIIWGCGDDTKDNEIMPRASEAAAGENCAFGTAREDNYKTITAACLADGHKLITEAPIDINIIKQVNILVSDMGLGTDRIIMYQATGGLGYGMEYAYSIIERSRLAALSGDKMLSMPMLAVVGSEAWRAKEAKATDDEGAQWGPQERRGPVWEAVTANCFLHGGVDMVIMWHPEAVKVVKHTLDGLMQR
- a CDS encoding dihydropteroate synthase, translating into MYVIGERINGMFKDVREAIQAKHKGPIQELARKQLAGGAHCLDVNVGPASDDPVATMQWLVESIREVTDAPLAIDTTKNEVMAAGIKAAGPGTVINSTTGQQAKLDALLPLAAEHDASLVALTIDEKGIPRDAAGRVEIALRVVAAAMEHGISPDRIYVDGVIIPVSADQVTPTHVLNTISQCKMLSDPPPKTILGLSNVSQGATYRELINRTYLVMALAHGLDAAILDPMDREMMDAMITTELLLNRNVYCADFLKAYRASAG